In the genome of Populus trichocarpa isolate Nisqually-1 chromosome 6, P.trichocarpa_v4.1, whole genome shotgun sequence, one region contains:
- the LOC112327850 gene encoding 36.4 kDa proline-rich protein codes for MAKFALANLLILLVNSGTLLTSLAYPDCTYPLPPSKPPNYPPKLPPVHIPPPPPPPPPLRPPVTPPIKPPPPRRPPVTPPIKPPPPSLPPLNPPVIPKPPIVKPPPPETPCPPHPSLLELCPPPPPKQETCPINTLKLGACVDVLGGLVHIRTGSSAKDECCPVLEGLVDFDVASCLCTVIKAKLLNINLIIPIALEVLADCGKTPPPGFKCPA; via the coding sequence ATGGCTAAGTTTGCTTTGGCCAATCTCTTGATCCTTCTTGTGAATTCGGGCACTTTGCTTACTTCACTTGCTTATCCCGACTGCACTTACCCGCTCCCACCCTCTAAGCCACCAAACTATCCTCCTAAGTTACCACCAGTACACataccacctccaccaccaccacctccaccactgAGGCCTCCTGTAACTCCTCCAATAAAGCCACCACCACCACGGAGGCCTCCTGTAACTCCTCCAATAAagccaccaccaccatctcTTCCACCACTAAATCCTCCAGTGATACCAAAACCACCAATTGTGAAGCCGCCACCACCTGAAACACCGTGCCCTCCTCATCCATCACTACTAGAGCTAtgcccaccaccaccaccaaagcAAGAGACTTGCCCTATTAACACTCTCAAGTTAGGTGCATGTGTGGATGTATTAGGTGGATTAGTCCATATTCGTACTGGCAGTAGTGCCAAGGATGAATGTTGCCCAGTGCTTGAAGGTCTTGTAGACTTTGATGTTGCTTCATGTCTTTGCACCGTCATCAAGGCTAAACTTCTCAACATCAACCTTATTATACCCATTGCTCTTGAGGTCCTTGCTGACTGTGGCAAGACCCCACCTCCAGGGTTCAAGTGTCCTGCCTAA